The following are from one region of the Penaeus chinensis breed Huanghai No. 1 chromosome 32, ASM1920278v2, whole genome shotgun sequence genome:
- the LOC125042450 gene encoding uncharacterized protein LOC125042450 — MRSNIAVQLREVDNGCLTRSGRVMMKILDMDVVWIAGDLNDHVGEGSLDAEVTGKSTTDAIFALRQVVKKYREGQEELHLEKAYDQVPRQEVWNCLRLKEVEKKCIRLVQDVYESSMTLVRCATGDTEEFEVTMHQGSALSPFLFAVIIDCLTGEMQKEATWDIIFADDVVVCAETKVEVEQRLELWREVMEVRGVKADGGSEREVTKRIRAGWGAWQKITGVMCDRKVSDTVKGRMYRTMVRPAMMHGMEAVAVA, encoded by the exons ATGCGCAGCAACATCGCCGTACAGCTGCGAGAAGTGGACAACGGCTGCCTTACCAGGAGCGG GCgcgtgatgatgaaaatactggaTATGGATGTGGTCTGGATCGCAGGAGACCTTAACGATCACGTTGGGGAAGGGAGCCTCGATGCAGAAGTTACAGGAAA AAGTACAACGGATGCAATATTTGCACTTCGTCAAGTAGTGAAGAAGTACAGAGAGGGGCAAGAAGAGTTGCACCTGGAGAAAGCGTACGATCAGGTCCCAAGGCAGGAAGTGTGGAATTGTCTGCGGCTaaaggaggtggaaaagaaaTGCATCAGGCTGGTGCAGGATGTGTATGAGAGCAGCATGACACTAGTGAGATGTGCAACAGGTGACACAGAGGAGTTTGAGGTAACGATGCATCAAGGCTCAGCGCTTAGCCCTTTCTTGTTTGCAGTCATTATTGATTGTTTGACAGGAGAGATGCAGAAGGAGGCCACGTGGGATATAATATTTGCAGACGACGTTGTGGTGTGTGCAGAGACAAAGGTGGAGGTAGAACAGAGGCTGGAGTTGTGGAGAGAAGTGATGGAAGTAAGAGGTGTGAAA GCAGATGGTGGGTCAGAGAGGGAAGTTACGAAACGGATACGAGCAGGATGGGGAGCATGGCAGAAAATAACAGGTGTGATGTGCGACAGAAAGGTTTCAGATACTGTGAAGGGTAGGATGTACAGGACGATGGTGAGACCTGCGATGATGCACGGAATGGAGGCGGTAGCTGTAGCATAG